The DNA region GGCAAGTTCCGCTGCCGCTGCGGCTCCGGCCTCACCCTGCGCTGAGGCTTACCCCTTGGGCAGCGCGAGGCCCATCTGCCGGTACATCTGGTACTGCGGCGCCCCGCCGAGCATGTTCTGCCCGCCGTCCACCGGCAGGATCACGCCCGTGACGTAGCTCGCGGCGTCCGACACCAGGAAGAGGGCCGCGTTGGCGATGTCCTGCGGCAGCCCGAAGCGGCCCAGGGGCACGGTGCCCATGAACTGCTCCCGCGTCCGCTCGTCGGGGGCGAGGCGGGCCATCCCCTCGGTGCCGTCGATGGGCCCGGGGATGATCGCGTTCACCCGCACCCCGCGCAGGCCCCACTCCACCGCGAGCGTCTGGGTCAGGGCGTCCACCCCCGCCTTCGCGGCGACGACGTGTGCCTGCATGGGCACGGGCACCCCGTAGGCGCTGATCGAGAGGATGTTGCCCCCGGGCACCCTCAGGTGCGGCGCGCACGCCTTGATGGTGTTGTAGGTGCCCAGCAGGTCGATGTCCACCACCGTCTTGAACCCGTTGGGGCTGATGCCGTCCACCGGGGCCGGGAAGTTTCCCGCCGCCCCCGCGAGCACGATGTCGAGCGGGCCGAAGGCGTCCACCCCGGCCTGCGCCGCCGCCTGGAGGGCCGCGAAGTCGCGCACGTCCGCCGAGACGCCGAGGGCCCGGCCCCCCGCCTCCTCGATGCTCCGCGCGGCGTTCTGCGCCTTCTCCGGGTTGCGCCCCAGGATCGTCACGGCGCACCCGTGGGCGGCAAAAGAACGCGCGATGCCGAGGTTGATGCCGCTGCCGCCCCCGGTGATCAGGGCGTGCTTGCCGCGCAGGAGGTCGGGGCGGAAAGTGGTGGCGGGGTCGTGGGGCTGGGTCATGGTGGGCTCCTTGGGAAAGCGGTCAGCCGTCAGCTTTCAGCAAAAGACGGGAGGAGGGCTTGAGCCTCTAGCTCTGGCGCTCGGGGGCTAAGGGCTGACGGCTGACCGCTGGAAGCTTCAGTCCCTCCGCCGTCATGTGCCGCGCGTTCCACTCCACGGCGGCGGCGAGGCTCTCGGCGTGCGTGAGGCCGTCTTGCAGGGTGCGCTTGGTCCCCTCGACAGCTTTGGGCGGCAGGGAGGCGAGGTGCGCGGCGAGGTTCCGGGCGCGGGCGTACAGGCTTTCCGCGTCGGGCAGCACCTCGGTGACGAGGCCCCAGCGTTCGGCGGTCGCCGCGTCGATGGGCTCCCCGGTCAGGGCGAGGTGGGCGGCGCGGCCCCGCCCGATCAGGAGGGGTAGACGCTGAAGGCCCCCCAGGTCGGCGGTGATGCCGAGCTTCACCTCGGGCAGGCTGAAGCGGGCCCCCGCGCTGCACAGCCGCAGGTCGCAGGCGGCGGCGAGTTCCAGCCCCGCCCCGATGCACCAGCCGTCGATGGCGGCGACCACGGGCACGGGCAGCGCGGCGAGCCCCTCGATGGCCGCGTGCATCTCGTCCACCACGGCCTTGAAACGGGCCGGGTCCCCGAGCGCGGGGGCAATCACGGGCGCCGTCGCCGCCACGTCCAGCCCGACGCTGAAGTGCCGCTCGCCGCGCACGACCAGCACCCGCGCGTCCCCCAGTTCCCCGAGCGCCAAGGGAAGGTCCCGCCACGTCGCCGGGCCGAAGGCGCCCTTGGGGTGGGCCAGGGTCAGGGTCGCCACCTCCCCCTCGCGGGAGAGCCGCACGCTGTCGTAGGTCATGGGGGAAGTGTACCGGGTTCAAAAAGGGTGGAGGGCCGACGGGCGCTTCCCCCTCATGCGCCAGACTGCCCCCATGCGAACGGTCGTGGCGGGCATCTTGGAGCGCGAGGGGCCGGGCGGGGTGCGGCAGGTGCTCGTGGGCGCCCGGTCCTCCCCCGCGTGGGCGGCGGGGCAGTGGGAGTTCCCGGGGGGCAAGGTGGAGAACGGCGAGACGGTCGAGGGAGCGCTCGCCCGTGAGTGGCGCGAGGAGCTGGGGGCGGAGGTGACGGTGGGCGAGGAGGTGTACCGCTCGCACCTCGACACCCCGGTGGGCGCCTTCACGCTCGTGGCGCTGCGGGTGCGGCTGCTCTCGGACGAGCCGCGCCCGCTGGAGCACCGGGCCCTGGCGTGGGTGGCGCCCGCCGACCTCACCCGGTTGAGGCTGCTGGCGAGCAACGTGCCCATCGCGGCGTCGCTGAATAGGGCAGGGTAGGGCCTTTGTGGCTCAGCCCGGGCGGGGCAACCAGCGGGCCTGCCGGAGCATCGCCGCCGAGCGGGAGGCGAAGGGCAGGCCGGAGGCCTCCACCTCCCGCGCCACGGCCTCGCTGTCGTAGGACACGCGGCGGTGGTCGAGCGTCCAGCCTCCACCGCGCCAGGTGACGACCCCGTAAGCCGCGCGTCGGTCCCCGTCGAATGGGAAGCCGACGGACCCGACCGAGGCGAGGGCCTGCCCGCCCAGCCGTCGCCACGAGGCGTAATGGATATGGCCGAAGACGCTGAGTCCGGCGCAGTGTCCGCGAAACATGGCCCGCAGTTCCCCGTCGGCGGAAGCGCGCGTGAACGTCGTGCCCAGGGGGTGAGGTTCGAGGATGGGCAGATCGAAGGGGCTGCGGGGCGAGGCGTGCATGAGCAGCAGGTCCCGGGCGTCGCCCTCCGCCTGAGCCGAACCCGGTCCCTCCCAAGCCGGACGGAAGGTCAGGGGCAGCCGCGCCAGGAACAGGAGCCCCTCGGGGGAGAGCCGCTCCCTGGCCCACGCCGCAACGGGATCGGCCCCGGCTAACACCTCCAGGTCGGTGTTGCCGATGACGGCGGGGAGGCCGAGTTCCATCAGCAGCGCCAAGCATCCGGCGGGCCGGGGACCGTTCATCACGGCGTCGCCCAGAAACACCACCTCATCGCAGGCCCGAACCTCAGGCTCGGCCAGCACGGCCTCCAGGGCGGCCAGGTTGCCGTGAACGTCAGCGAGCAGGGCGACCGCCGTCACGTGCGCCCCTCCCCTCAGCCCACCCGCTCGGCCCCGAACACCCGTGAGGGCCGCACGAATTCCTCCTGCCCGGCGACGAGCTGAATCTCGCGCGTCCCCGCCCGGTGGGTGAGGTCGAGCACCCCGTACAGGGCGCTCATGCTCAGAGCCAGGGCCTCTCCCGCGTCCCCACTCTGGAGGTAGTGCCCGAAGAACAGCGCGGCGATGGCGTCCCCGGTGCCGTTGCGGGGGGGATCGAGGGGGATCAGCGGCGTGCGGCACAGCCAGGCGCCCTCCTCGGTCACCGCCAGCGTCTCGATCACGTCCCCCGGCGCGTCCTCCCGCACGAGGCTGGTCACGACCACGATGCGCGGCCCGCCCTCCCGCATCCGGGTTCGCAGGGTGCGCGCCGCCTCCAGCGCCTCCGCCAGCGTCGTCACGGGGCGCCCCGTCAGCAGCTCCAGCTCGAACTGGTTGGGCGTCACCACGTCGGCCTCGGGGATCGCCTGGGCGCGGATCAGGTCGGGGAGTTCCGGGCGCACGAACACGCCGCGCCCCACGTCGCCCATCACGGGGTCGCAGCAGTAGAGGGCCTCCGGGTTGGCCGCCCGCACCCGCCGCACGGCGCCCACCACCGCGCCCACCGTGCCCTCGCTGCCCATGTAGCCGCTGAGGACGGCGTGGCAGGTCGGGAGGGCCCCGCGCGCCTCGATCCCGTCGATGATCTGGGCGACGTGTTCGGGCGGGAAGACGGTGCCCGTCCATGCCCCGTAGCCGGTGTGGTTGGAGAACTGGACCGTGTTGATCGCCCAGACCTCGAAGCCCAGGCGTTGCAGCGGGAAGACGGCGGCGGCGTTGCCGACGTGGCCGTAGCTCACCCACGACTGGATGCTCAGGAGGTTGAGGGGGAGGGCAGGGGGGGAGGCGGTCATGGGTTTGAGGATAGCCCCGGGCTTGTCGGGAGTGGCTTTGGTGGGCCGGGCGTCTTGCCACGGTTTGCCCCCACCCCCCACCCCCTACCCCCAAAGGGGGCAGGGGGAGCTTTCCGCTGCGCTCGGCAAGGACACACGGGTGGCGCGGGTGGACGTGTTCCTCTGAACGCAATGTGTGATCTTGTCGCGTCCCATCTGCGGGCCCACCGTCTCGCTGCGCGAGCCGACGTGGTCGTGGGCCTGGGCCGCCCGTTCGCGGACACCCGTAGGGCGTCCAGATTGGCGTTTTGAAAAGCAAAGGCTTCATCATCTTTTCTCCCCCTCCCCTCGTGGGTGACTCGTAGAGCTGCGAAGCAGAGGGTTGGGGAGAGGGAGCGTGTGACCACCTCCACCGCCCCACCCCTGCCTTCCGCCTGCAAATTCAGGTGAAACCGCATTACCACGACTTTGAACCCGCAGGGCTGCTTGCCGAGGCTGGGCTTGGCAGCCAGCAGGCGAAAGGGGCCAGGGAGATCACCCTCAGCCCCTCATCACCCACCCCTCAACCCTCATCCCTTCCTGTCCTCCAGCCGCACCTGCCACTCGGTGAACTCGGCCCAGGGGGTGAACCCCAGCGCCACGTTGATCCTCAGCATGGCGGCGTTCTCGTGGGCGTTGTTCGTGCGGACGACCCTTGCGCGGGGGCAGTGGACGCGGACGTGGCGGACCATCGCGGCCTTGAGCCACTTGCCCAGGCCCTGCCCGCGTGCGGCGGGGCGCACGGCGGTCGCCCCCTGGTAGACGAGGGCCGCGCGCTCGGGGCTCCAGAAGACCTCGGTGTACCCGGCGAGTTCCCCGGTGCGGGTGTCCTCGGCGGCCAGCAGCGGGCGGACCTCCCCGCCCTCGGCGATCATGTCGTCCCAGGCGCGGATCATCTCGGGGGTGACCTGGAAGTCGTCCACGTCGAGGTCGCCCCGGGGCGCGGTGTTCATCACCATGAACACGTCTGCCGCCCGCTCCAGGAAGTCCTCAGGAATGCGTTCCCAGAGGTGCAGGCGGTACGGGTCCCCCTCGGGGCGGGCCGTCCAGGCGTCCAGCAACGAGTCGGGAATGGCGGCGAGGTCGAGCTGGCTCTGGCGCAGGGTGAGGGCGGGCTCGGCCCCCAGGCGGCGGGCAAAGGCTTCCCCGGCGGGGAGGCGGTTCGTGGTGCCGAAGGTGACGAGGCGGCGGCCCTCCCGGCGGGCGGTCTCCCCCAGCGCCCGGGCGAGGCCCTGCCCCAGGCCCCGGCGGCGCCACGCGGGGTGGACGGTGAGCCGGGCGTGCGCGGCGTGCAGGTTCTGGGTCAGGCTGTACTCCAGGCTGGTCCAGCCCAGCGCCCGGGTGTGCTCGTCATCGTCCCAGACGGCGAAGTGCGTGGCGGCCTCGCCGGGGGTGACGTGGGTGATCCACACCGCCTCGCGCTCGGGCCTGCGGGGTGGGTCGTCGGGATGGGTGAAGGTCTCGCTCTCGGAAAGAAGACGCCCGACCGCGAGCCTCGATTGCGGGGACGCCGCCACGGGGTCGAACGGGGTCACGGTCAGGGTGCGCGTCGTCATGGGGGTAGTGTGCGTACCCCGGCCGGGAAGTACATCCGCAAGGTGGCGGAGGGCGACTAAGGGTTTCGGGGGTCAGGCGGAGGTCCCGAGTTGCTCCTCCAGAAAGGCCATCAGGCCCCGGATGTACTCCCGGTCGAAGCGGAACTCCACCCCCGCCGCCCGGTACAGCTCGGGAACGGGCACGGTGCTGCCCAGGCGCAGGCTCGCCTTGTAGTCCTCCAGGGCGCGGGCCGGGTCCGCCTGGAACGAGCGCCACACCCCCACGGCGGCGAGGTAACACATCGCGTACTCGATGTAGTAGAAGGGCGTGCGGAAGATGTGGTAATACTGCCAGCCCTTCGCCCGCGCCCCCTCGTCCAGGCCCTCCCAGTTCACGAAGGGGTGGAAGGTGCGGTCGAGTTCGAGCCACTTCGCGTCGAGGTCGGCCACCGTGATGTCTCCCTCCGCCTCGGCGTAGAGCCAGTGCTGGAAGGCGTCCATCTGGGCGGCCCAGGGGAGAAAGGCCACCACGCCCTGAAGCTGCTTCTCCCGGTAGCGGGCGAGTTCTTCGGGCGGGAAGACGTGCCCCAGGTGGTCCAGGGTCAGGAATTCCATCGCCATGCTGGGAATCTCGATGAACTCGATGGGGCTCCAGCGGTTCCACACCAGCGGCTGCGCGTCCCCGCTCAGGAAGCCGTGGAAGGCGTGCCCGACCTCGTGGAAGAGGACCCGCACGTCCTCGGCGGTGCCCACCACGTTCATCAGGACGAAGGGTTCGTTCGTGACCGGGAAGTACTGGCAGTACGCGTGGGTCATCTTCCCCGGGCGCGATTCGAGGTCGAGCAGGCTGCCCCGCATGGCCCGGAAGCGCCCGCCCAGCTCAGGGTCCAGCTCGCCCAGGGCCGTCTGCGCGAGCGTTTCGAGTTCGGCGCCCGTGCGGAAGGGTTTCAGCGCCTCGCGTCCCCCCGGGTCGAGGAGGTTGTTGCGGTTGTAGTCCCACGGGCGCACCGAGTCGAGGCCCAGCCGGGAGGCGATGTCCGCCATCATCCGCCCGGCGAGGGGCACGACCTCGCCCCGCACGGCCGCGTGGAAGGCGAGGCAGTCTTCCGGGGTGTAGTCCACCCGGTCGAGGCGCTTCCAGGCGTAGTCGCGGTAGTTGCCGAGGTCGGCGTTGCGCGCGAGTTGCCGCCGCGTCCGAATCAGGCTCAGCATCAGGGCGTCGAGTTCAGGGGCAATCTCCAGGCGGCTGGCGTCAAGTGCCCGCCGCGCCTCCTCGCGCTCCGCCCGGTCGGGGCTGTCGAGGTGCTGCCCCACCCGGGGGACGGTGAGCGTCTCGCCGCGAAAGGAAACCTTCTGGTTCCCGGTGATCACCCCGTGGCGGTTCATCTGCGCCTCGTGCTCCACGCCCAGCTCCACGTTCGCCTCGCGGAAGAGGGCGGCGGCGTCCCGGAAGCGGCGGTAGTTCAGGGCGAAGTCGGGTGCCGGGACGTACCCCGGCACCGCGAGCAACTTCTCGGTGAGGGCGTGGTCGGCGCGGGTCGTCTGCGGCACGACCTCCTCCAGAAAGGTCGCGTAGCGGGCCTGAACCGCCGCGTCGTCCGTGTGGAGGTCGGCCAGGGTGGCGAGCTTGGCGCTCACGCCCATCAGCTCGGCGTCGAGCGCGCTCCACTCGGCGAGCCAGGCGGGCACGGCCTCCGGCGTCAGCTCGGCGGCCTGGAGCCGGGCGTAGCGGGGGGCGAAGGTCTCCCAACGGGTCTGGTCGGCGGGCACGCTCAGCACCCGCTCGCTGTCGGTTCGGGGGGTCACGGGAGCGAGTCTACCGCCCGCCCGGGGAGGTGGCCGGACCTTCACAGCACCCCCTCTCCTCCCCGAATGTCGGCGGCCACCGAAACCGCCCGCGCCCCCGACCCGTAGACTTGCCCCCGTGAACGCTTCCGCCCCAACCCTGCCCGCCTCCGTTCTCGTCGTCGTGGGGGGCAGCATGGCGGCGGTGAAGGCGCCGAGCGTGCTGCGGCGGCTGCGCGAGCGGGGTGCGCGGGTGCGGGTGATCGCCACCCGGGCGTCCCTGGCCTTCGTCACCGAACTCAGCCTGGCGACGGCGGCGGACATAGAGGTGGCGACTGACGGGACGTGGTTTACGCCCCGCCCCGACGCCCAGCACCTCACCCTCTCGCGGGCGGACGCGGTGGTGGTCGTGGGCGCCTCCGCCGACCTCCTCGCGCGGGCGGCGACCGGGCGGGCGGACGACCTCGCCTCGGCGACCCTCCTCAGCGTCCGCGCCCCCGTGCTGTGGGTCCCGGCGATGAACGAGCGCATGTGGGAACACCCGGCGGTGCGGGCGAACGCTGAGCGGCTGCGCGGGTGGGGGCACACCTTCCTGGGTCCCGTCTACGGCGCCTTCGGCTCGCGCGGGGAGGGCACGGGGATGGGGCGGATGGCCGAGCCCGAGGACATCGCGGAGGCGGTGCTGGCCCTGCTCGCCCCCCCCACCCCGCGCGACCTGGAGGGGGTGAAGGTCGTCGTCTCCGCCGGACCCACCCGCGAGTACCTCGACCCCGTGCGTTTCATCAGCAACCCGTCGAGCGGCAAGATGGGCTTAGCGGTCGCCGAGGAGGCGCGCGACCGGGGGGCGGAGGTGACGCTCGTGACCGGCCCGGTGAGTCTCCCCGATCCGAGTGGCGTGCGGGTGGTCCGCATCGAGAGCGCCCTGGAGCTGCGGGACGCGGTGGTGGGGGCGGCGGGGGACGCGGAAATCGTGGTGATGACGGCGGCGGTCGCCGACTACCGCGCGGCCGAGCGTTCGGACGAGAAGCAGGCCAAGGTGGCGGGGGACGTGACGGTCCACCTCACCCCCAACCCCGACATCCTCGCGGAGCTGGGGGTGCAGAAGGGGAACCGGGTCCTTGTCGGCTTTGCGATGGAGACGCACGCCGGGGTCGAGCGGGCGGCCCTCAAGGCGCGGCGCAAGAACGCCGATTTCATCCTCCTCAACTACCCTACCCGCGAGGGCACCGCGTTCGGCGGCGACGACAACGAGGTGACGCTCGTGCGCCCCGACGGCTCCCACGAGGCGTGGCCCCGCCTGAGCAAGCGCGAGGTGGCCCGCCGCCTGCTGGACGAGGCGTGCCGGGTCCGCGAGCGGCGGCGGGAAACCTGAGAGGGCGCCGCGTCCGGTTGTTCTGACACGGCGGTCGGGAACCGGGACACCTCGGTTGAATTATTCAGCACTTATGCATAGGATGGCGTGTGCTCAGCAAGGAACAGCGCCAGAAGCGCATTCAGGACATCATCGCGCGGGAGAGTGTCTCCACGCAGGCCGAACTCGTCGAGCGGCTGCGCTCTGAAGGCGTGCAGGTCACCCAGGCGACGGTCAGCCGTGACATCAACGAACTGCGGCTGGTGCGGCTGCCCATCGGTAAGGGCCGCCACCGCTACGCGCTCGCGCAGGTCAGCGGCCACAACGACGTGCGTGACCAGCTCGAACGCCTCTTCCAGAACTTCGTGCGGGACGTGGACCGGGGCGAGAACATGCTCGTGATCCGCACCGCCGACGGCCACGCGGCGGGGGTCGCCCTCCTCCTCGACAAGCTGCGCCGCGACGACATCGTGGGCACCATCGCCGGGGAGGACACCATCTTCGTCGTCGCCCGCACGATCGACGAGGGCGAGGCCCTGATGGAGGAACTCCACGCGCTGATGCTGGGGTAGAGGGAAATGCACCCGACGGGGTTGGCCGGTCGGCCCGCATGTGTGGCTTTCGTCAAACTTTATGTGTATAGAGTGAGTCGGGCATGAAGAAGCTTCTGCTGTTGCCCACCCTGCTCCTCGCCGCCTGCGCCTCGATGGCCGCGCCCGTCGCGCCCCTCGCGCCGGGGGACGTCCTCACCCTGACTGGCACGACCAGGAGCAAGGAGGCCGTGAACGTGACGCTGACCGTGCGCACCAGGGGCGAGCGCGACCGGGACGGCGACTGGGAGTACGACGCCGATGGAGCCAAGCCCGACTCGGCCGTGATCTTCGTCGACGGCGAACAAGACTTCGTCATGGCGGTCGACAGCTCCGATGTCGTGGACGACGGCGGGACACGGCACGAAACCATCCTGGCGTGTTTTGCGGCCCCCAGCGGTCCCGGTTGGCGTACGGCGGAGGGCTATCTGGTGCAGGGGGACAGGATGTCCTTCCAGATTCTGGGGCAGCGGCTCAAGAGCCAGTCGGAACTGGCGGGACTCAAAACGCTCGCCGAGAACGCCGGGGACTGCCACCTCACCCGCAAGTAAGGGGCCCGCCGCCCAAGGGTTGAACGGGCCCCTGCTCAGGCGGGGGCTTCACTCTCGCGCCTCGCCTTCCCCCCGCACCCGCACCACCCCGTCCCCGAACTCCAGGGTGAGGGGCTGCCCCGCCCCCACCCCCGCCGCCCGCGTGACCGGCCTGCCCGCCTCGTCCCGCACGAGCGCGTAACCGCGCGCCAGCGTCCTCTCGGGGGTCAGGCCGAGTGCTTGCCGCATCAGGGCGTCCACCTCGGCGTGGGCGGCCTCGGCGTGGCGGCGGGCGGCACCCAGGGCGCGGTCGAGCGCCCACTGTGCCCCGGCGTCCGCTTCGAGAAGCGCCTCGCGGGCGTGGGCGCGGATGGTGCGGGCGTCCTCCTGCGCCTGGGCCGCCGCGCCCACCACCGTGCGCACGATCAGCCCGGCGGCCTTGCTCGGCGTGTCGGTGCGGATGCAGGCCAC from Deinococcus aetherius includes:
- the argR gene encoding arginine repressor — protein: MLSKEQRQKRIQDIIARESVSTQAELVERLRSEGVQVTQATVSRDINELRLVRLPIGKGRHRYALAQVSGHNDVRDQLERLFQNFVRDVDRGENMLVIRTADGHAAGVALLLDKLRRDDIVGTIAGEDTIFVVARTIDEGEALMEELHALMLG
- a CDS encoding metallophosphoesterase family protein, with product MTAVALLADVHGNLAALEAVLAEPEVRACDEVVFLGDAVMNGPRPAGCLALLMELGLPAVIGNTDLEVLAGADPVAAWARERLSPEGLLFLARLPLTFRPAWEGPGSAQAEGDARDLLLMHASPRSPFDLPILEPHPLGTTFTRASADGELRAMFRGHCAGLSVFGHIHYASWRRLGGQALASVGSVGFPFDGDRRAAYGVVTWRGGGWTLDHRRVSYDSEAVAREVEASGLPFASRSAAMLRQARWLPRPG
- a CDS encoding M3 family oligoendopeptidase; amino-acid sequence: MTPRTDSERVLSVPADQTRWETFAPRYARLQAAELTPEAVPAWLAEWSALDAELMGVSAKLATLADLHTDDAAVQARYATFLEEVVPQTTRADHALTEKLLAVPGYVPAPDFALNYRRFRDAAALFREANVELGVEHEAQMNRHGVITGNQKVSFRGETLTVPRVGQHLDSPDRAEREEARRALDASRLEIAPELDALMLSLIRTRRQLARNADLGNYRDYAWKRLDRVDYTPEDCLAFHAAVRGEVVPLAGRMMADIASRLGLDSVRPWDYNRNNLLDPGGREALKPFRTGAELETLAQTALGELDPELGGRFRAMRGSLLDLESRPGKMTHAYCQYFPVTNEPFVLMNVVGTAEDVRVLFHEVGHAFHGFLSGDAQPLVWNRWSPIEFIEIPSMAMEFLTLDHLGHVFPPEELARYREKQLQGVVAFLPWAAQMDAFQHWLYAEAEGDITVADLDAKWLELDRTFHPFVNWEGLDEGARAKGWQYYHIFRTPFYYIEYAMCYLAAVGVWRSFQADPARALEDYKASLRLGSTVPVPELYRAAGVEFRFDREYIRGLMAFLEEQLGTSA
- the coaBC gene encoding bifunctional phosphopantothenoylcysteine decarboxylase/phosphopantothenate--cysteine ligase CoaBC, with translation MNASAPTLPASVLVVVGGSMAAVKAPSVLRRLRERGARVRVIATRASLAFVTELSLATAADIEVATDGTWFTPRPDAQHLTLSRADAVVVVGASADLLARAATGRADDLASATLLSVRAPVLWVPAMNERMWEHPAVRANAERLRGWGHTFLGPVYGAFGSRGEGTGMGRMAEPEDIAEAVLALLAPPTPRDLEGVKVVVSAGPTREYLDPVRFISNPSSGKMGLAVAEEARDRGAEVTLVTGPVSLPDPSGVRVVRIESALELRDAVVGAAGDAEIVVMTAAVADYRAAERSDEKQAKVAGDVTVHLTPNPDILAELGVQKGNRVLVGFAMETHAGVERAALKARRKNADFILLNYPTREGTAFGGDDNEVTLVRPDGSHEAWPRLSKREVARRLLDEACRVRERRRET
- a CDS encoding enoyl-CoA hydratase-related protein, with the protein product MTYDSVRLSREGEVATLTLAHPKGAFGPATWRDLPLALGELGDARVLVVRGERHFSVGLDVAATAPVIAPALGDPARFKAVVDEMHAAIEGLAALPVPVVAAIDGWCIGAGLELAAACDLRLCSAGARFSLPEVKLGITADLGGLQRLPLLIGRGRAAHLALTGEPIDAATAERWGLVTEVLPDAESLYARARNLAAHLASLPPKAVEGTKRTLQDGLTHAESLAAAVEWNARHMTAEGLKLPAVSRQPLAPERQS
- the pdxY gene encoding pyridoxal kinase PdxY; its protein translation is MTASPPALPLNLLSIQSWVSYGHVGNAAAVFPLQRLGFEVWAINTVQFSNHTGYGAWTGTVFPPEHVAQIIDGIEARGALPTCHAVLSGYMGSEGTVGAVVGAVRRVRAANPEALYCCDPVMGDVGRGVFVRPELPDLIRAQAIPEADVVTPNQFELELLTGRPVTTLAEALEAARTLRTRMREGGPRIVVVTSLVREDAPGDVIETLAVTEEGAWLCRTPLIPLDPPRNGTGDAIAALFFGHYLQSGDAGEALALSMSALYGVLDLTHRAGTREIQLVAGQEEFVRPSRVFGAERVG
- a CDS encoding GNAT family N-acetyltransferase is translated as MTTRTLTVTPFDPVAASPQSRLAVGRLLSESETFTHPDDPPRRPEREAVWITHVTPGEAATHFAVWDDDEHTRALGWTSLEYSLTQNLHAAHARLTVHPAWRRRGLGQGLARALGETARREGRRLVTFGTTNRLPAGEAFARRLGAEPALTLRQSQLDLAAIPDSLLDAWTARPEGDPYRLHLWERIPEDFLERAADVFMVMNTAPRGDLDVDDFQVTPEMIRAWDDMIAEGGEVRPLLAAEDTRTGELAGYTEVFWSPERAALVYQGATAVRPAARGQGLGKWLKAAMVRHVRVHCPRARVVRTNNAHENAAMLRINVALGFTPWAEFTEWQVRLEDRKG
- a CDS encoding (deoxy)nucleoside triphosphate pyrophosphohydrolase, with product MRTVVAGILEREGPGGVRQVLVGARSSPAWAAGQWEFPGGKVENGETVEGALAREWREELGAEVTVGEEVYRSHLDTPVGAFTLVALRVRLLSDEPRPLEHRALAWVAPADLTRLRLLASNVPIAASLNRAG
- a CDS encoding SDR family oxidoreductase: MTQPHDPATTFRPDLLRGKHALITGGGSGINLGIARSFAAHGCAVTILGRNPEKAQNAARSIEEAGGRALGVSADVRDFAALQAAAQAGVDAFGPLDIVLAGAAGNFPAPVDGISPNGFKTVVDIDLLGTYNTIKACAPHLRVPGGNILSISAYGVPVPMQAHVVAAKAGVDALTQTLAVEWGLRGVRVNAIIPGPIDGTEGMARLAPDERTREQFMGTVPLGRFGLPQDIANAALFLVSDAASYVTGVILPVDGGQNMLGGAPQYQMYRQMGLALPKG